A single window of Luteipulveratus halotolerans DNA harbors:
- a CDS encoding Fpg/Nei family DNA glycosylase has translation MPEGHVVHRIAGEITRSFGGRPVRSTSPQGRFSDEAALFDGHLLDHAEAYGKQMFVRFEGIEQQVNIHLGLIGKFFFTAESAPPVVGEVRWRLSADEPPMTMDLRGATVVAVRSPAEVAAIVHKLGPDPLRSDADPEVAWERIRRSRKAIGALMMEQTIFAGVGNIYRAEVLYRQRIDPFMQGRFLRRGEFEAMWDDLVELMPLGVRDGRIDTVLPEHTPEAMGRPARVDKHGGEVYVYRREGLPCLVCETPVSRTEMAARNLFWCRHCQPRSRRRKPS, from the coding sequence GTGCCCGAAGGCCACGTCGTCCACCGCATCGCCGGCGAGATCACCCGCTCGTTCGGTGGCCGGCCGGTGCGCTCGACCAGCCCGCAGGGGCGGTTCAGCGACGAGGCGGCGCTGTTCGACGGGCACCTGCTCGACCACGCCGAGGCCTACGGCAAGCAGATGTTCGTGCGCTTCGAGGGCATCGAGCAGCAGGTCAACATCCACCTCGGCCTGATCGGCAAGTTCTTCTTCACCGCCGAGTCGGCGCCGCCGGTCGTGGGCGAGGTGCGCTGGCGGCTGTCGGCCGACGAGCCGCCGATGACGATGGACCTGCGCGGTGCCACCGTCGTCGCGGTGCGCTCCCCCGCCGAGGTCGCCGCCATCGTCCACAAGCTCGGCCCCGACCCACTGCGCTCGGATGCCGATCCTGAGGTCGCCTGGGAGCGAATCCGTAGGTCCCGCAAGGCCATCGGCGCGCTCATGATGGAGCAGACGATCTTCGCCGGCGTCGGCAACATCTATCGCGCGGAGGTGCTCTACCGGCAGCGCATCGACCCGTTCATGCAGGGCCGGTTCCTGCGACGGGGTGAGTTCGAGGCGATGTGGGACGACCTCGTCGAGCTCATGCCGCTCGGGGTGCGTGACGGCCGCATCGACACCGTGCTGCCCGAGCACACGCCCGAGGCGATGGGACGCCCAGCGCGCGTCGACAAGCACGGCGGCGAGGTCTACGTCTATCGCCGCGAGGGCCTGCCCTGCCTGGTGTGCGAGACGCCCGTGAGTCGTACGGAGATGGCCGCCCGCAACCTGTTCTGGTGCCGCCACTGTCAGCCACGCTCACGTCGCCGCAAGCCCAGCTGA
- a CDS encoding SDR family NAD(P)-dependent oxidoreductase has product MEQLPTLPADHPDIQTVKRATGRMYKQIRKARRREAKRPALEHDMAILEATATGSPMRIDDETQGILLTSTTTASYAGELINPRGCYICKADYTLVDAFYHWLCPTCAEKSHAKRDQGTDLTGRRALLTGGRAKIGMYIALRLLRDGAHLTITTRFPRDAVRRFAAQEDSADWIDRLKIVGIDLRDPTQVVALADEVAAAGPLDILINNAAQTVRRSPGSYSRLVDLESAPLPTDLALPDVVTFDRISEAHPAALLGTFKQHAVAHHEDESVEEAEARQLASQNAASMTALALQAGHASLDAHLAGTAVDAGGLLPDTQRNNSWTQRVQEVDPLELLEVQLCNSTAPFILISRLRPSMRAAVEAGARRAYVVNVSAMEGQFSRRYKGPGHPHTNMAKAALNMLTRTSAGEMFETDRILMTAVDTGWITDERPHDEKLRIAAEGWHAPLDLVDGAARVYDPIVRGERGEDIYGCFVKDYEPSPW; this is encoded by the coding sequence ATGGAACAGCTGCCGACCCTGCCGGCCGACCACCCCGACATCCAGACGGTCAAGCGGGCCACCGGGCGGATGTACAAGCAGATCCGCAAGGCTCGCCGCCGTGAGGCCAAGCGCCCGGCCCTCGAGCACGACATGGCGATCCTGGAGGCCACCGCCACCGGGTCGCCGATGCGGATCGACGACGAGACCCAGGGCATCCTGCTCACGTCGACCACGACGGCGTCGTACGCCGGCGAGCTGATCAACCCGCGCGGCTGCTACATCTGCAAGGCCGACTACACGCTGGTCGACGCGTTCTACCACTGGCTGTGCCCGACCTGCGCCGAGAAGTCGCACGCCAAGCGCGACCAGGGCACCGACCTCACCGGTCGCCGCGCCCTGCTGACCGGTGGCCGCGCCAAGATCGGCATGTACATCGCGCTGCGGCTGCTGCGTGACGGCGCCCACCTGACGATCACGACGCGCTTCCCGCGCGATGCCGTGCGGCGGTTCGCCGCTCAGGAGGACTCGGCCGACTGGATCGACCGCCTCAAGATCGTCGGCATCGACCTGCGCGACCCCACCCAGGTCGTGGCGCTCGCCGACGAGGTGGCCGCGGCCGGCCCGCTGGACATCCTCATCAACAACGCGGCCCAGACCGTACGCCGGTCGCCGGGCTCGTACAGCCGGCTCGTTGACCTCGAATCCGCCCCACTGCCAACAGATCTCGCGCTGCCGGACGTCGTGACGTTCGACCGCATCAGTGAGGCGCACCCGGCTGCGCTGCTCGGCACGTTCAAGCAGCACGCCGTCGCGCACCACGAGGACGAGTCGGTCGAGGAGGCCGAGGCCCGACAGCTGGCGTCGCAGAACGCCGCGTCGATGACGGCGCTCGCGCTGCAAGCCGGCCACGCCAGCCTCGACGCCCACCTCGCCGGCACGGCTGTCGATGCGGGCGGTCTGCTGCCCGACACCCAGCGCAACAACTCCTGGACCCAGCGCGTGCAGGAGGTCGACCCGCTGGAGCTGCTCGAGGTGCAGCTGTGCAACTCCACCGCGCCGTTCATCCTGATCTCGCGACTCCGCCCGTCGATGCGCGCGGCGGTCGAGGCGGGCGCGCGGCGGGCGTACGTCGTCAACGTGTCGGCGATGGAGGGCCAGTTCTCGCGGCGCTACAAGGGCCCGGGCCACCCGCACACCAACATGGCCAAGGCCGCGCTCAACATGCTCACGCGCACCTCGGCGGGCGAGATGTTCGAGACCGACCGGATCCTGATGACGGCCGTCGACACCGGGTGGATCACCGACGAGCGCCCGCACGACGAGAAGCTGCGCATCGCCGCCGAGGGCTGGCACGCCCCGCTCGACCTGGTCGACGGCGCGGCCCGCGTCTACGACCCGATCGTGCGCGGTGAGCGCGGCGAGGACATCTACGGCTGCTTCGTCAAGGACTACGAGCCCAGCCCCTGGTGA
- a CDS encoding family 4 glycosyl hydrolase — protein sequence MKVTVLGGGGFRTPLLYSALQRDPALRSVSEVVLYDVDVRRLLVMDLVLSQLRADGGGPSVRTTSLLEDAVGGAAFVLSAIRVGGLDGRAIDERVALDADLLGQETTGPGGVAYGLRTVPVAVEVAEAVAAYAPGAWVINLTNPAGLVTEAMQAVLGERVVGVCDSPTRLGRRASSALGIRTDSCDYVGLNHLGWLRTLPLGRTDVLPALLADTRRLTSFEEGRLFGAEWLQDLGMIPSEYLYYFYFTRDAISAIKGGPETRGEYLLYQQTRFYNRVYTNPRNALRQWQFVRGEREASYGQERRDSGRERDPEAVLAGGYEQVAVAVLRAIVSGEPERLVVNVRNGTTLPWLPADAVVEVPCTVGREGPRPDHVAPLTGHPAGLVHQVKAVEQLVIRAARERSERLARQAMALHPLVDSAVVARQLLWAYRSRIPSLDAVFA from the coding sequence ATGAAGGTCACCGTCCTCGGGGGCGGCGGGTTCCGCACTCCGCTGCTCTACTCCGCGCTCCAGCGCGACCCCGCTCTGCGATCGGTCTCCGAGGTCGTCCTCTACGACGTCGACGTGCGCCGGCTGCTCGTGATGGACCTGGTGCTGTCGCAGCTGCGCGCTGACGGCGGCGGTCCGTCGGTCCGGACGACGTCGTTGCTGGAGGACGCCGTCGGCGGTGCCGCGTTCGTGCTGTCGGCGATCCGGGTGGGCGGGCTCGACGGGCGCGCCATCGACGAGCGGGTCGCTCTCGACGCCGACCTGCTGGGTCAGGAGACGACCGGTCCGGGCGGGGTCGCGTACGGCCTGCGCACCGTGCCCGTCGCGGTCGAGGTGGCCGAGGCCGTCGCGGCGTACGCGCCGGGTGCGTGGGTCATCAACCTCACCAACCCGGCCGGTCTGGTCACGGAGGCCATGCAGGCCGTGCTCGGCGAGCGGGTGGTCGGCGTCTGCGACTCACCGACCCGCCTCGGCCGGCGCGCGTCGAGCGCCCTCGGCATCCGCACCGACTCCTGCGACTACGTCGGCCTCAACCACCTCGGCTGGTTGCGCACGCTCCCGCTCGGTCGCACCGACGTGCTGCCCGCACTGCTCGCCGACACCCGGCGGCTGACGTCGTTCGAGGAGGGCCGGCTGTTCGGGGCCGAGTGGCTGCAAGACCTCGGCATGATCCCGAGCGAGTACCTCTACTACTTCTACTTCACCCGCGATGCGATCTCAGCGATCAAGGGCGGCCCCGAGACGCGAGGCGAATACCTCCTCTACCAGCAGACCCGCTTCTACAACCGCGTCTACACCAACCCGCGAAATGCGTTGCGGCAGTGGCAGTTCGTGCGCGGCGAGCGCGAGGCTTCGTACGGGCAGGAACGCCGTGACAGCGGCCGCGAGCGCGACCCCGAGGCCGTCCTTGCAGGTGGTTACGAGCAGGTCGCCGTCGCCGTGCTGCGTGCGATCGTGAGTGGTGAGCCGGAGCGGCTGGTGGTCAACGTGCGCAACGGTACGACGCTGCCGTGGCTCCCGGCCGACGCCGTCGTCGAGGTGCCGTGCACGGTCGGGCGCGAGGGGCCGCGCCCTGATCACGTCGCGCCCCTGACCGGGCACCCGGCCGGGCTGGTTCACCAGGTCAAGGCCGTCGAGCAGCTCGTCATCCGCGCCGCGCGCGAGAGGTCCGAGCGACTCGCACGCCAGGCGATGGCGCTGCACCCACTGGTCGACTCGGCGGTGGTGGCGCGCCAGCTGCTCTGGGCGTACCGCTCGCGCATCCCGAGCCTGGACGCGGTCTTCGCCTGA
- a CDS encoding phosphoribosylaminoimidazolesuccinocarboxamide synthase, with amino-acid sequence MTTPLDLPGYAHVYSGKVRDLYAPLDADGTPREDQLLLVASDRISAYDHVLTTEIPDKGAVLTQMSLWWFEQLADIVPHHVISTDVPEAVARRAVLVERLDMVPVECVARAYLTGGGLGEYTATGTVSGIALPEGLVDGSKMPEPIFTPSSKAPAGEHDQPISYDDVVAEVGADRAAELSDLTRRILVRGNEIATERGIIIADTKVEYGYRPDGQVVLADEVLTPDSSRFWLADQYEPGRTQASYDKQFVRNWLTSEASGWDKASDTPPPALPDEVVEQTRAKYVEAYEALTGQTF; translated from the coding sequence ATGACGACGCCGCTCGACCTGCCCGGCTACGCCCACGTCTACTCCGGCAAGGTGCGTGACCTCTACGCACCGCTCGACGCCGACGGCACGCCGCGTGAGGACCAGCTGCTGCTGGTGGCGTCCGACCGCATCTCGGCGTACGACCACGTGCTCACCACCGAGATCCCCGACAAGGGCGCGGTACTGACGCAGATGTCGCTGTGGTGGTTCGAGCAGCTGGCCGACATCGTCCCGCACCACGTCATCTCCACCGACGTGCCCGAGGCCGTCGCGCGCCGGGCCGTGCTCGTCGAGCGCCTCGACATGGTGCCGGTCGAGTGCGTCGCGCGCGCCTACCTCACCGGCGGCGGACTGGGCGAATACACCGCGACCGGCACGGTGTCCGGCATCGCGCTGCCCGAGGGGCTCGTCGACGGCTCGAAGATGCCCGAACCGATCTTCACACCGTCGTCCAAGGCGCCGGCCGGTGAGCACGACCAGCCCATCTCGTACGACGACGTGGTCGCCGAGGTCGGCGCCGACCGGGCCGCCGAGCTGAGCGACCTCACCCGCCGAATCCTGGTGCGCGGCAACGAGATCGCCACCGAGCGCGGCATCATCATCGCCGACACCAAGGTCGAGTACGGCTACCGCCCGGACGGCCAGGTCGTGCTCGCCGACGAGGTGCTCACGCCCGACTCGTCGCGCTTCTGGCTGGCCGACCAGTACGAACCCGGTCGCACCCAGGCTTCGTACGACAAGCAGTTCGTCCGCAACTGGCTGACCTCGGAGGCGAGCGGCTGGGACAAGGCGTCCGACACGCCACCGCCTGCGCTGCCCGACGAGGTCGTCGAGCAGACGCGCGCGAAGTACGTCGAGGCCTACGAGGCGCTCACCGGTCAGACGTTCTGA
- a CDS encoding MFS transporter: protein MTTTSAPPRLLFATYLPFAVGAVSLVTLGAFENRATGTVLPVVADELDGLTLFGAASAAPMITYVVATAVAGALADRGGPTRVLRLGAATFAVGQLLASLAPTMLVFAFGRLLSGFAEAFLDIGLTVLMARALPESLRAKVFATFAAAWVVPSLVGPSVAGLIAEHLGWRWVFLLAVVLLVPSFALLLPSMRRTPVEPLASWDAHQRTVARSAAGAAALLAVVTAAGSLAGTAWVTVALTVMVTAVAGLALLVRRVLPDGTLTGTVGIPAVTASRGLAAAAFGTAGSFLPLMLTTTRGLSPALAGVTLTLTGVFWATGSFVHGLDAVQARFAPTTRLRFGFGAITVGLAGPGLLAVDAIPLVPALVLWSIAGLGMGVASPTLSTQMLRLSKKGEEGANSAASNMAASLSGAVGTALGGALVATRADHLEGWVFAVIIATAVLMGALGFRLAPAAGLRPD from the coding sequence GTGACCACGACCTCCGCGCCGCCAAGGCTCCTGTTCGCGACCTACCTGCCGTTCGCTGTCGGCGCCGTGTCGCTCGTGACGCTCGGCGCGTTCGAGAACCGCGCGACCGGCACCGTGCTCCCCGTCGTCGCGGACGAGCTCGACGGGCTGACACTGTTCGGCGCGGCGAGCGCGGCGCCGATGATCACGTACGTCGTCGCGACCGCGGTCGCCGGAGCGCTCGCCGACCGCGGCGGCCCGACCCGCGTGCTGCGTCTGGGCGCCGCGACGTTCGCGGTCGGACAGCTGCTCGCGAGCCTCGCGCCGACCATGCTGGTCTTCGCGTTCGGCCGGCTGCTGTCCGGGTTCGCCGAGGCGTTCCTCGACATCGGGCTCACCGTGCTGATGGCTCGTGCGTTGCCGGAGTCGTTGCGCGCCAAGGTCTTTGCGACGTTCGCCGCCGCGTGGGTCGTCCCCTCGCTGGTCGGGCCGTCGGTCGCGGGTCTGATCGCCGAGCACCTCGGCTGGCGCTGGGTGTTCCTGCTCGCGGTCGTGCTGCTCGTGCCGTCGTTCGCGCTGCTGCTGCCGTCGATGCGGCGTACGCCGGTCGAGCCCCTCGCCTCGTGGGACGCCCACCAGCGGACCGTCGCGCGCAGCGCCGCCGGTGCCGCCGCGCTGCTCGCCGTCGTGACGGCCGCCGGCTCGCTCGCGGGCACCGCCTGGGTCACCGTCGCGCTCACGGTGATGGTGACCGCGGTCGCGGGCCTGGCCCTGCTCGTACGCCGGGTCCTCCCGGACGGCACGCTCACCGGCACCGTCGGGATCCCCGCCGTCACCGCATCGCGTGGGCTGGCCGCTGCGGCGTTCGGGACGGCCGGGTCGTTCCTGCCACTGATGCTCACCACGACACGCGGGCTCAGCCCGGCGCTCGCCGGCGTCACGCTCACACTGACCGGCGTGTTCTGGGCGACGGGCTCGTTCGTGCACGGCCTCGACGCGGTGCAGGCGAGGTTCGCGCCGACGACGCGGCTGCGGTTCGGGTTCGGTGCGATCACCGTCGGCCTCGCCGGGCCGGGTCTGCTCGCCGTCGACGCGATCCCGCTGGTACCGGCTCTGGTGCTGTGGTCGATCGCCGGGCTCGGTATGGGTGTCGCATCCCCGACACTGTCGACGCAGATGCTCCGGCTGTCGAAGAAGGGCGAGGAGGGCGCCAACAGCGCGGCGTCCAACATGGCCGCGTCGCTGTCGGGCGCGGTCGGCACGGCCCTCGGCGGGGCACTCGTCGCGACCCGCGCCGATCACCTGGAGGGCTGGGTCTTCGCGGTCATCATCGCCACGGCGGTGCTGATGGGCGCCCTCGGGTTCAGGCTCGCGCCGGCCGCCGGCCTACGCCCCGACTGA
- the purD gene encoding phosphoribosylamine--glycine ligase — MKILVIGTGAREHAIVHGLSQDPQVDAIIAAPGNPGMALVADCRPLPGGVLDGEGVADLAQEVAADLVVIGPEAPLVAGVADSVRARGLACFGPSKDAAQLEGSKAFAKEVMAAADVPTARSYVCDTLDEVTNALDATGAPYVVKDDGLAAGKGVVVTDDIDAAVEHAQACLDAGSSIVVEEFLDGPEVSLFCITDGQTVVPLAPAQDFKRVGDDDQGPNTGGMGAYSPLDWLPDGFVDDVVTRIAQPTVDEMRGRGTPFEGVLYVGLALTSRGPRVVEFNARFGDPETQVVLARLRTPLGSLLHAAARGVLVDHAELAWRDEAAVTVVVASDGYPVAPRSGDPISGLDDLDDAYVLHAGTATGDDGVLVSAGGRVLSVVALGDDLAQARQRAYTAVGRIELEGSHHRTDIALKAQQGEITV; from the coding sequence GTGAAGATCCTCGTCATCGGCACCGGCGCCCGTGAGCACGCGATCGTGCACGGGCTCTCTCAGGACCCCCAGGTCGACGCGATCATCGCGGCACCGGGCAACCCCGGCATGGCGCTCGTCGCCGACTGCCGCCCTCTGCCGGGAGGTGTACTCGACGGTGAGGGCGTCGCCGACCTGGCGCAGGAGGTCGCCGCCGACCTGGTGGTGATCGGCCCCGAGGCGCCGCTGGTCGCCGGTGTCGCCGACTCCGTACGCGCTCGCGGCCTCGCCTGCTTCGGCCCGTCCAAGGACGCTGCACAGCTGGAGGGCTCGAAGGCGTTCGCCAAGGAGGTCATGGCCGCGGCCGACGTGCCGACCGCACGCTCCTACGTGTGCGACACCCTCGACGAGGTCACCAACGCGCTCGACGCGACCGGTGCGCCGTACGTCGTCAAGGACGACGGCCTCGCCGCGGGCAAGGGCGTCGTGGTGACCGACGACATCGACGCGGCCGTCGAGCACGCCCAGGCCTGTCTCGACGCCGGCTCGTCGATCGTGGTCGAGGAGTTCCTCGACGGACCTGAGGTCTCGCTGTTCTGCATCACCGACGGGCAGACGGTCGTGCCGCTCGCACCCGCGCAGGACTTCAAGCGCGTCGGCGACGACGACCAGGGGCCGAACACCGGTGGTATGGGGGCGTATTCGCCGCTCGACTGGTTGCCGGACGGGTTCGTCGACGACGTCGTGACGCGCATCGCGCAGCCCACGGTCGACGAGATGCGTGGCAGGGGAACGCCTTTCGAGGGTGTCCTCTACGTCGGGCTCGCGCTCACGTCGCGCGGGCCGCGCGTGGTCGAGTTCAACGCACGCTTCGGCGACCCCGAGACCCAGGTCGTGCTGGCCCGGTTGCGTACGCCGCTCGGCTCGCTCCTGCACGCCGCGGCGCGCGGTGTGCTCGTCGACCACGCCGAGCTGGCCTGGCGTGACGAGGCCGCCGTGACCGTGGTCGTCGCGTCCGACGGCTACCCGGTCGCGCCTCGCTCGGGCGACCCGATCAGCGGTCTCGACGACCTCGACGACGCCTACGTCCTGCACGCCGGCACGGCCACCGGCGACGACGGCGTGCTCGTGTCCGCGGGCGGTCGGGTGCTGTCCGTGGTCGCGCTCGGCGACGACCTCGCGCAGGCGCGGCAGCGGGCGTACACCGCGGTCGGCCGCATCGAGCTCGAGGGCTCGCACCACCGCACCGACATCGCGCTCAAGGCGCAGCAGGGCGAGATCACCGTCTGA
- a CDS encoding helix-turn-helix transcriptional regulator gives MSDVHQEFTEPSRAPRRGLGDLLGSDLTANVYLALLQRPTVTADQLRAEIDPDASQDDLALALHALESGRLVRRVDSERWAVFPPERALGSYASRLEERARAVRSSMVGLTRLHESSTAARRGDELPVRVQLLRTLDEISGAMGQLFAGAEDDVVSMRRASPRVLHMLDQPEETHEEPVFNAEGREIHLRVSFDKDLLQHPNLHRAVEIRRRVGDQVRFSTQVPFTATVSDAGMCVVDIDDPGGSIIGLQITHPGVSAVIRRVIDSTWQTGLPWRGRDGEVVGEGVVLDPKDADILTLLTSGAADATIARQLGISQRTVERRVRRMLDHLNASTRFQAGVQAAKRGWI, from the coding sequence ATGTCGGACGTCCATCAGGAGTTCACCGAGCCGAGCCGGGCACCACGCCGCGGTCTCGGCGACCTGCTCGGCAGCGACCTGACCGCCAACGTCTACCTCGCACTGCTGCAGCGCCCGACCGTGACGGCCGACCAGCTGCGCGCCGAGATCGACCCGGACGCGTCGCAGGACGACCTCGCCCTGGCGCTGCACGCCCTGGAGTCGGGACGGCTCGTACGACGGGTCGACTCCGAACGCTGGGCGGTGTTCCCTCCCGAGCGGGCACTGGGCTCGTACGCCTCCCGCCTGGAGGAGCGGGCCCGTGCCGTCCGCTCCTCGATGGTCGGGCTCACGCGACTGCACGAGAGCAGCACCGCCGCGCGCCGCGGTGACGAGCTGCCCGTCCGCGTACAGCTGCTGCGGACGCTCGACGAGATCAGCGGCGCCATGGGACAGCTGTTCGCCGGCGCCGAGGACGACGTGGTCTCGATGCGGCGCGCCTCGCCTCGCGTCCTGCACATGCTCGACCAGCCCGAGGAGACCCACGAGGAGCCGGTGTTCAACGCCGAGGGCCGCGAGATCCACCTCCGGGTGTCGTTCGACAAGGACCTGCTGCAGCATCCCAACCTGCACCGCGCGGTGGAGATCCGGCGGCGCGTGGGCGACCAGGTCCGGTTCAGCACCCAGGTGCCGTTCACCGCGACCGTGTCCGACGCGGGCATGTGCGTGGTCGACATCGACGACCCCGGCGGTTCGATCATCGGCCTGCAGATCACCCACCCCGGGGTGAGTGCCGTGATCAGGCGGGTCATCGACAGCACCTGGCAGACCGGCCTGCCGTGGCGAGGCCGCGACGGCGAGGTGGTCGGCGAGGGCGTCGTCCTCGACCCCAAGGACGCCGACATCCTGACGCTGCTCACCTCCGGGGCGGCCGACGCCACGATCGCGCGCCAGCTCGGCATCTCGCAGCGCACGGTCGAGCGTCGCGTACGCCGGATGCTCGACCACCTGAACGCCTCGACGCGGTTCCAGGCCGGGGTCCAGGCGGCCAAGCGCGGCTGGATCTGA
- a CDS encoding HelD family protein, with amino-acid sequence MTAHRTAGPVVPPEVAAEVALEQAHVDKVYSELAKAGRRVELVEAEGLARGRTDRTGVARDEEITGLFERDALMFSAGKRRASLEQQYEGLVFGRLDLDHDKRGREVRYIGRIGVRDDDYEPLVIDWRAPAASAFYQATPVEPMDVLRRRVLRCRDAVVLGVEDDLMVAEAPDDMVVVGDGALMAALTRTRGAQMRDIVATIQRHQDEAIRASSRGVTEITGGPGTGKTVVALHRAAYLLYSDRRRYESGGILVVGPSSAYTAYIERVLPSLGEDTVTLRSLGDVVDGTTGARLDEPEAARVKGSLTIRRVLSRAARDLPPEAPQQLRTMVAGHPVRLDRQLLQQIRRRVLRHHQHNLAHDAVVEALGEAAWVQVRPHVASMEKPEFLDRFEDHLEVEAFVQDWWRPIDPREVLLWLAEPARVRRYTQDLLSDADADALQQSMAEALRTGEWSAADIALVDDVSARLGLVQDKPREERGFYQIEELDNLSDYGVTEVEVAGSRSQAADVTYERNPADARERLLLARISKAEEYAHVLVDEAQDLSPMQWRMVGRRGRYASWTVVGDAAQSSWPVEAEALEARNEAFGSKQRQRFHMSTNYRNAREIFDYAAEVIRREVPDADIPDAVRETGVHPVVTSVAPDSIADAAQEATKLLLDEVQGAVAVVAPARWRDRLGHVADLAPGRVMVIDPMSTKGLEYDATVVVDPTEITRESPGGIRVLYVALTRAAHRMTVLEVPS; translated from the coding sequence GTGACAGCACATCGGACCGCCGGTCCGGTCGTTCCACCAGAGGTGGCGGCCGAGGTGGCGTTGGAGCAGGCGCACGTCGACAAGGTCTACTCCGAGCTGGCCAAGGCCGGCCGACGAGTCGAGCTGGTCGAGGCGGAGGGTCTGGCGCGGGGGCGCACCGACCGCACCGGCGTGGCCCGCGATGAGGAGATCACCGGCCTGTTCGAGCGTGACGCGCTGATGTTCAGCGCAGGCAAGCGCCGGGCCTCCCTCGAGCAGCAGTACGAAGGCCTGGTCTTCGGGCGCCTCGACCTCGACCACGACAAGCGCGGCCGCGAGGTCCGCTACATCGGCCGCATCGGTGTGCGCGACGACGACTACGAACCCCTCGTCATCGACTGGCGCGCACCCGCCGCCTCGGCGTTCTACCAGGCGACGCCGGTCGAGCCGATGGATGTGCTGCGCCGCCGGGTGCTGCGCTGCCGCGACGCCGTCGTCCTCGGGGTCGAGGACGACCTCATGGTCGCCGAGGCACCCGACGACATGGTCGTCGTCGGCGACGGCGCCCTGATGGCCGCCCTCACCCGTACGCGCGGGGCCCAGATGCGCGACATCGTCGCCACCATCCAGCGTCACCAGGACGAGGCGATCCGGGCCAGCTCGCGCGGCGTCACCGAGATCACCGGCGGCCCCGGCACCGGCAAGACGGTCGTCGCCCTGCACCGGGCGGCGTACCTCCTCTACTCCGACCGCCGCCGCTACGAGTCGGGCGGCATCCTCGTCGTCGGCCCGTCGTCCGCCTACACCGCCTACATCGAGCGCGTGCTGCCCTCGCTCGGCGAGGACACCGTCACCCTGCGTTCGCTCGGCGACGTCGTCGACGGGACGACGGGCGCACGCCTCGACGAGCCCGAGGCGGCCCGGGTCAAGGGTTCGTTGACGATCCGCCGCGTGCTGTCGCGTGCGGCCCGCGACCTGCCGCCCGAGGCACCTCAGCAGCTGCGCACGATGGTCGCCGGCCACCCGGTGCGTCTCGACCGTCAGCTGCTGCAGCAGATCCGCCGTCGCGTGCTGCGCCACCACCAGCACAACCTCGCGCACGACGCCGTCGTCGAGGCGCTCGGTGAGGCTGCGTGGGTGCAGGTCCGCCCGCACGTCGCGAGCATGGAGAAGCCCGAGTTCCTCGACCGGTTCGAGGACCACCTCGAGGTCGAGGCGTTCGTGCAGGACTGGTGGCGCCCGATCGACCCGCGCGAGGTGCTGCTGTGGCTGGCCGAGCCCGCGCGCGTGCGCCGCTACACCCAGGACCTCCTCTCCGACGCCGACGCCGACGCGCTGCAGCAGTCGATGGCCGAGGCGCTGCGTACCGGTGAGTGGAGCGCCGCCGACATCGCCCTCGTCGACGACGTGTCCGCCCGCCTCGGGCTGGTCCAGGACAAGCCGCGCGAGGAGCGCGGCTTCTACCAGATCGAAGAGCTGGACAACCTGTCCGACTACGGCGTCACCGAGGTCGAGGTCGCCGGGTCCCGCTCGCAGGCCGCCGACGTGACGTACGAGCGCAACCCCGCCGACGCCCGTGAGCGCCTGCTGCTCGCGCGCATCAGCAAGGCCGAGGAGTACGCCCACGTGCTCGTCGACGAGGCGCAGGACCTCTCCCCCATGCAGTGGCGCATGGTCGGCCGCCGTGGTCGCTACGCGTCGTGGACCGTCGTCGGCGACGCCGCACAGTCGTCGTGGCCGGTCGAGGCCGAGGCGCTGGAGGCCCGCAACGAGGCGTTCGGCAGCAAGCAGCGGCAGCGCTTCCACATGAGCACCAACTACCGCAACGCGCGCGAGATCTTCGACTACGCCGCCGAGGTCATCCGCCGTGAGGTGCCCGACGCCGACATCCCGGACGCCGTCCGCGAGACCGGCGTCCACCCGGTCGTGACGTCGGTCGCGCCCGACTCGATCGCCGACGCCGCGCAGGAGGCCACCAAGCTGCTGCTCGACGAGGTCCAGGGTGCGGTCGCCGTCGTCGCACCGGCCCGATGGCGTGACAGGCTCGGTCACGTCGCCGACCTCGCACCCGGCCGGGTGATGGTCATCGACCCGATGTCGACCAAGGGCCTCGAATACGACGCCACGGTCGTCGTCGACCCGACCGAGATCACCCGCGAGTCACCCGGAGGCATTCGCGTGCTCTACGTCGCCCTCACCCGTGCGGCCCACCGCATGACCGTGCTGGAGGTGCCCTCGTGA
- a CDS encoding chorismate mutase — MTAPQHDALASYRQSIDNIDAALIHMLAERFKITQAVGRYKAEHELPPADPGREEQQIARLRGLAESAQLDPEFSEKFLRFVIDEVIHHHERIRDDA; from the coding sequence GTGACCGCGCCCCAGCACGACGCGCTCGCCTCGTACAGGCAGTCGATCGACAACATCGACGCCGCGCTGATCCACATGCTCGCCGAGCGGTTCAAAATCACACAGGCCGTCGGCCGCTACAAGGCCGAGCACGAGCTGCCCCCGGCCGATCCTGGCCGCGAGGAGCAGCAGATCGCCCGGCTGCGCGGGCTGGCCGAGTCGGCCCAGCTCGACCCGGAGTTCAGCGAGAAGTTCTTGCGGTTCGTGATCGACGAGGTCATCCACCACCACGAGCGCATCCGCGACGACGCCTGA